The Mastacembelus armatus chromosome 4, fMasArm1.2, whole genome shotgun sequence genome segment CACTACTgatctttctttatttattttctttatactTCAGAAAGTGGAGTGTTTTTAGATTTCATTAGGTCTCTGTAAAGGCAACCGCTCTCCACAAATTACAGAATGTATTCTGCCACCATCATATACCACAAATTGaataatttattgtttgaaagacacacacctctAGTTCAGACACTCTGGCCTGTAAGCTGGACATgttcctcagctcctcctgcagctggGCTTTCACCTTGTCCAGCTGTTCATTCACACTCTAAAATGAGAGAGTAACACCAAATGACACCAGAAACCCATCCAGATATTTCATCTGAACCAAAGCTACACTGTTATCCCTGTAATCTGGCTGTTAGCTTGGACAGAAAGTTAGCTCAAAGTTAGCTGATTTAGATATTCATGCATAATAAACTACCAGCTCTGTGCCACAAAGCACAATGTAATAAAAGACTTGGTTAACAGTTTCTGACTGATTTACCTTCATCTGTACCTGATGATTCATACTCTCGGAGCTCATCTGGAACTTGATAGCCTCCATCTCCTCTCGTCTGGAGTCCTGGACACTCTGTACTTGGTTCTTGGTCGTTTCTAGCTGCCCCTGGAGCTCCACAATAGTCCCTGGAagtgtctctttctgtgtcagCTCCTCTCTAAGCTTATTGTTCTCCAGACGTAGTTCTGTCATATACTTGTCTACGCGATCCAcctctttctccagctcttcaATTCTGGCAGCATCTCCTTCCCAATGCCCTTGGGCCTCCTCCTtttctgtgttgagtttgcaGATGGTTATCCCAAGTTCTGCCATCTCTGTGTTTGCCCTGTGCAGACCCTCACGTATCTCGCAGTTCTCTAAGGCCAGCCTGCCATTTTCTGTCTTGAGGGAGGACAGCTCTTCTTGGAGAGCAGATGAAGAGATAGCCAGTGCAGCTCGGGCTGCTACTTCTCTATCACGCTGTTCAATCAGtgcctcttctttctttttgcagtCCCTAAGCTCTGTGATGTGCTTCTGgttcagcatctctgtctgAGATTTGAGCTGTTCTGTCAGAGTCCTGAACTCCTCTCTTTGAGCCTCTGTCACTTCAAGCTGTGCTTTTGATTTTAGCTTCTCCTCCTCAGACCTCTGTACCTGCACCCTAAGGTCCAGAATCTCTGTGTGGAGCCTGGACACTTCTTTCATCCTTACCTCCAACTGGTCCTCAATCATAGTCAGTTTGCCTGTCACTTCCTGGTACTCCTTTGTTTGCACAGCGCTCTTCTCCAGCTGAGAATTCTCCATCGCCTGCTTCTCAGAGTTCAGCCTTTCGATCACTTCAGCCTGTCTAGCACAGGTTGCTTCTGTATCAGCTTTGGCACTCTCCATCACCTTCTCCCTGGCCTCCAAGGCATTTAACCTGGACTGAAGCTCATAAAGCTTCTTCTCTTTACTCTCAAGCTGGGCTTCTTTTGCTTTCAGCTGTTCTTGAAGGCTTACTTCATTCTTGCGTGAAGCTCCTAAGGTCTTCTCCAACTCTCCGATCTGGCTGTGAACACTCTTCAGATCTGCCTGCATGGTGCTAAGAGCTGCTTTCACAGTGTCCTGCTCCTCTCTCAgactttggttttctttctcGAGCCTCTTTGATGTGGTCTCTGAGAGCTCTGTAGCCAAGATGGCTCGCTGCAGACTCTCGTCCAGTTTGCGGTTTTCCTCACGcaacctcttttctttttcatccacTGTCATCTTGGTATCATCCAGCTGGCCTCGAAGCTGTTTCTCAGAAGCCCTTAGAGCTACCATCTCAGCCTCAAGCGCCACTCTCTTATCTGCCAtctccttcttcagctcctcacTTTTCTTTACTTTGGTCAGCAGCTCTTCATTTAGCTTCATTAGACTGGCACACTGCGTCTTGTAGTCTTCTTTCTTTGTGGACTGTTCTTTAATGTTACCTTCCAGCTCAACAAGTTTAGTCGTCAGTTCATCCGTCTCTGTGGTCAGGCTTTGGTTCTTGGCTTCTAGCTTTTGTAGTGTCTCGCAGCTGGAAGTCTGCTCTGCTTCTTTCCTCTTAAGCTGCTCCTTAAGAGCAGCAACTTCTTCTTCTAAAGAGTCTTTTAAGACACAAACATTCTTTTGCATTTCATCTTTATGTTCATGTGCTTTCCTCTTTAcctcctctgtttctttctctttctcctctagTGATCTTTGGAGGTCCTGCAGCTGCCATTGAAGGTTGCTGGCCTCCTTCTCTCTTAATGTCAGGGCCCCCTGTAGCTTGTCAACGGCCCTGCACTGTTCTTCCACTTTAGCCTCCAACTTGGCCTTCTCCTCAAACACTGATGTAACTAACGCTCTAAGTTCTGTTTCACCATCCTTTGCAGCTGCCTCCTTGACTCTTAGCTCTTTCTCTAGCTTTTCTGTTtgcctcctcttctcttctacTTCTGCAACAGCTTCCATCTTCCCTTTCTCTACCTCTTTCAATCTATCCAGCAATTCATGTATCTTTTGAGCTGAATCAAAGTAGCTGGCTGCCTGCTGCCCTTTCTCGTTAAGAACCACATCTAACTTGGCCAGGAGCTCAATGTTTTTCCCCTCAGCAGCTGATAACTTTTCTTGCAGCAGGCATTTTTCAGCCTTTTTGGCATTTTCCAAAGTCCTGAGTGCTTCCACCTCTCTGAGCAGagcctcctccctccccttcaGAGCCTTGAGTTCTCCCCGCAAGTCCCATTGTTGTTCCTGGGCAGCAAGCGACACATCCAGCTGTCTCTGCAGTTCTACAACTACACCCCTGAGCTCAGCAGCCTCTTCACCCAGCTGCTGCACCTTATCAAGGAGCTCTCGCTGCTTCAGCTCTGACTGGTCCAGCTCCAGGCGGAGATCTTCAACTGTGCTTGCATCTTCtgggcaggcaggcagggaCTCATTTAGGTCGTTCAGCAGACCCTGACCACAGTCGGGGCTAGAGGGGAACTCATGGGCTTGCTAGATAGTTGTAAGAGAACCCAGAGTAGAAAAGAAGGAATGATGAACATCATGTACGTATTTAAAAATTACGAAAAAAATGTCAGGAGAAATTGGAACATATGCCACCTGGGAGTAGGTGCTGGCCAAACTATTAATGCTAGAACTACGACTGGGTGGTTTCCACATGTGGCCGGGTGAGTTTGTACCTCCCAGTGTCCTCCTGTCAGaacagaaatcagaaaaaatcagaatcagaaaagaaatgaaaagaaaaaagaaactgcaaaGTTGGTTCAAAGGAAATGCTGCATTTGGAAGATGTCTGACAGCTACTTTTTGCAGTTCTATTTGCTAGACCACTTGCTTTTGGGGTTTGTTACCTTGCAAAAGTGGGCCAGGAGGCATCAAGATCATGTCCTCGAGAAGCCACATCAAACTGTACCTCATTAAGTTCATACAGGTGACTGATGATGTCAGCACTGAGGTGGGGCTTCAAGAAGGGGCTTCTGACGTAGTACCAGTCACTGcgggaagagagaaaagggagaggtCAAAGCAGGACATACGGGAACAATTAGAAATAACAATAATGTCCAGTAAAAGGAAGTTTTGGCTCATATTTTGAGCATTAACATTTATTAGAGGAAACTGACATTCTACAGCACCAAATAACAGTGGTATCCCGCTTTAAAATAAAGATTCTTCATCGCAGCTATGTATTTCTCCTTTTGGTAACATGCATAATATGACCTCTGGAAAGTCATGAATAGTATTTCATAGTAACAACATTTAAAAGTAACTTTATACTTTGATTTAGAAGTACCTTTATACTTCATAATATTGAAACTGCTCTTTATATTATGACAGAACTGACAACTACTTCTACTGAAACTTGGCCACCTCATAGAAAGCGAAAATAAGGAAGAAAACATCACAGTAGAGCAGTAACATTCACCtcactaaaaacacaaataaggAAACAATAGAAGTCTACACCAGTTTCCATGAATACTGCCATTCTATTTCTGATAAAGGCAATTCCTGATCCTACCTAACTTTCAAATCTGTGTAATCCAAAGTGCCATTTTATTATTCTAATCCCTTTACCTGCACTTTAATAAAAGGCCATCATTCTTCATATTTAAATGGCAAAAGGACATTTTAAGCTCTGACACCTTTACCTGGTGACTCTCTGGTTCATCAGACactgctgcagtgtgtctgcCAGTCGCTGATGTACAAGGGAGTAACGAATAAACGCACGTCCTTTCCCTAGAGAGGTCTTCAGctatcaaaacaaaaagaggcCTTTTAACCGTTGTGTGGTTCATACTCATAGTCCATGGATTTCAACACTTgtccaaaaaaagaaatcaggtaTTTAAtctcaaacacaaaataaaatttatgttATATGTATCCGAATAAAAATTATTCTGATGTAACATGTACTGTGgtctcattgtttttttaagatgtGTTTTGGACTCATACTTTGTGAGCCCTGATTGTAAGCAGCAATGTGAAAAACAGGCTGTCCATTTTAGTATGTTGTGCTTGTACAATAAGTcagccaagaaaaaaagaagtgaaaactgCTGTCATTGTGAATGTTAGCAAAATAGAACTTCTACATTGAATGGTTTGAGGGATAATCTGATCCTATCAGCGATGAGTATACTATCACTATTATTTTAGTGGTGTCactgcaaacaacaaaaaaaatctttgtacTTCAGTGATAGATTTGACAAAGCGGATCCCATCATTGGCCCCTTTGATCTTAGCCAGACAGTCGTTGAAGTAATCCCAGTAATCCTTCTTTGTACCAAGAAATGTGGTCTTCTCCTTCTGGTCAAACTAAAAGATGCAAAGACAGAGTCAGAATAAAAACTATAACATGGATTATTATGGAATGTGCTACTTTTCAGCAACaacatgaaaaggaaaaaaaagcattttgattTCAGAGCTTTTCCCCAAACATCATCTAATGGAGAATCCTGATTTTACAAGTTGTAAAAAGTGTAAGAACTACAGATTGTGCACGTTCTGGTgtgcttttttccttttgtaagAGCATCTATAGACAATTTCTAACAAGTGATAAGTCATTTCAAATAAGTGATTTTTTCACCCTTTGGTGAATTGCCGTTATATAGTGTACCTGAAGCAGGTACTCCAGCTTGTAGGAGAATTTATGCAGGTTGGTACTGTCATCTGTGATTGGCTCCCCACTTTCCCTGTACTCCTTCGCAAGCTCTGCAACAGCCTCTGAAATTTGCAACcataggtaaaaaaaaaatcatgattaaATGTATCTTATAACAGCATATAACAACAAGTTACCTTGAACTAAAGACAATTGTCAATAGCTAATGGTCTTGCAGAGAGTATATTGATGCTGTTGTCAGGGACACAGGAAACAGGTAATTTaacagcaaaaattaaaaaaaaaaagaaatcaagaaaATTTATATTTCCCTTGGCAAATGAACTGAAGACAAAATCACCTCTAGGTGTATTTCCAGCTAGAGATGCACAAACTTTCCCAATTCCTAAATCTCTAATCCTTTTTGCAGTACCAACCTCTTCAAACATATCCAGTACATTAAAAACTTGCCTCGTATCCATCGCAAAAACTGGAAAGACACATTTGATAGTCGCACCCTCAGCGCGCTCTCTCTGTCTTGTTGCATGCTGACAGAGGTTTCCACACCCTTACTACACAGACATGAGgttggatgtttgtttttcaaattgtTTGATGATCAAGAGAGGTAAAATGGTTCCAGGAGTAAACAGCGCACTTAGACTCGACCCAGAGATAATTACATCCCTCTAAATGTCACTGACTcatcttttgtttctcttctcttcagCAACACTACGGCAGCCAGCAATTCCATGCTTCCAGTCTattcacacacatgaacagGCATACACACATAAAGCTGGTGTACCATGCAGATCTCGGATAATCCTTTGGAGTTGGCTCTCCCCAACCGTAGCCCCAGCAGCCATGGCCCCACCACTCTCTCCCTGGCAACCAGGGGTCACGAGGTCACATCCACTCTGCTGAATCGGAGAATGAGAATGAGTCAGGAACAAAAGATTAACGCTCTGGCACACTTAACACTATGTTTACAAGAATCTGTTACACATTAGTATAATGAGAGTTCACATGGTGAATACACTGTCATTCTCAGTGCAGATGATAGAGCTCTTAAACCTGAAAGTTAGTGTGACAGAAGTCTAGTGGTCAGTTTAATTTGTATAATCTGTATACACAATAATGTCACTTTATGTTTTCTGATCTTTTGACAAACTACTAGTTAGTTGTACTCTTTTATTCCTATCTGTCCTAtcatgtttttataatattaattCATACATTTATATTCTGACATAATTGcaacaataaaatacactgaTTATTTACCACTTATGATCACAAAGCTAGAAATTTGTAAACTAATTTGATCATTATAAAGCGACAAAAGAGTCAGCCCTTCTTAAACTCGTGGTCATAACGTTTTTCCAGTTGGTCCTTAAAAACTGTGAGTTGTCACACATGGGTAAACTGTCTTTGTTTCAAGGCACGGCATGGTGTACAGCAAAATTACCTAATGCAATAGGCCGCCGGTTCTTGCTAAAAGCTGATTAAACTAGACTAACCTGAGTCCTAATCTCATTAAGCATTACCTGACAAGAAATACTGTCAGAGGATGGGAGGGTTACTCTTcacaaaaatctaatctaacTCTAATTAACCATAATTTTACAACTCTTATATTTTCGTGTAGTGCATATAGTACCTCCTGAGATAAAGCCTGGACTTCTATATAAAATTCATTATAACATACTGTTTGGAGATTACTGGTTTACACTGCCCAGACTTTcctctacaaaataaaataaacacttgtGCAAACAATGCACAACTTAGAGCAACACCTGAGCAGCAGGTCTCACATGTACGAAGCTCTCAATATCCAGTATTATAGTAAATAAGACCATGCTGCTTCAGCAATGTCAGTAAACACCAGACAAATGAACCTGGCATTGTGGAAATGACATTACAATACACAGAATTACACTAACAGACCTGTGTTAGCGTTGGCATTTAATGCAGATGTTACTGGACACTGGCTATTGTGCAGGTGCTAACttcctgtaaacacaacactgaaataTAGAGAACCTAACACACTGTGCCAATGTAACTAGTCACAACACCATATCCACTATTTTAATACCTGAGTATTCATACAAATTAGCCGTTTTTTTTCCGGCGTTCAGTTGGCGTTAGATTAGTGAAGCTAACAGTTAGCTAGGTTAACTTGTGTTTCGACAGTTtgaaaacatcaacaacagTTTTCAGACACTGGATATTTGCTCTCACGGTGCTAATATTAACTTTCTGGCACCGATGAACGACAACAAGCGCGTATAAATGAGAGTTTAAGGATTTACTGTCGGCCTTTGTGCTCAGTAACGTTAAGGTTAAGTTGTCTCAGTAATGTTTAGCTTCTCACTTTAACAGACATCCTGACAGTGACCGCGACGTGACTGAGACACGACACAGCTTAAATAACCTCGTACGTTTCTACTCTGTggtttctggtgaaaaacacgAAAAGAAAATAAGTCTGACATACTTTTATAGTTATGACTCAAGACCATAACAACCCAGATCATTTGTCTTGTGCGTACAATCTTGTTGTCGCTGTCGTGATTGACAGGAGACCATCCACTGACAAAGCACTATGCGGGCGCCTGAACCAATAGCGATGAGGTTTGTAGGCGGGTCCAGAAAATAGAAGTTTGGTTATCACAGCGGAGTAAACAGAGGTGTCATGTGATCAATAACGAGTTGATCTTTGTTTACTCTTAACACCAGGTTATTGATCAAACCGGGTATCTTTGTTTGCAGGAAGCAGGAGTTTCCTTGTTGAGGAATTGACCTTGTTAAGATCAGTagacataaaaacattatgTATGTCATTTTTGTGCTTTCTCAAGTTTGAGAAACCTAAAATCTAAactacagattttaaaaagatttgttACAAATTGTAGCCCTGGACTTTAAAGACAGGGGTGTTTACTGGGCAGAGAGGGTTTAATAAGACCATGTTATTGTCTGCAGCATGTGTAGGGACCAGGAGCTGGACTTTTATCTGCTTCTCACAGGTGCCtgaacattattttcatttattattttcatttcctaGATGTCTATATATAAACAAATTGCtattttttaatgctgtgaGGATCATAAACAAACTCCAGTCTCCCTTGGTGGTAGTTGAAATCTCTCTGATATAACAGCCATGTAACTTCACTAGTCTTCACTAGTACTGTAACAGGTGGGTTAGTTATCCACAATTTGGCTGGAAGTTCTCTAACAAATCAAGTAACTCAagcttttattgattttttttatccaacCCTTTATTCCAATGTTCAGAATGAAGCTTTAAGCTCAATATGTTTACAGTCTGATTAAAGTGACTCCAGAGCCTGCTTTAGACTAAAGTTAAATCTAATCTCTTTGCTTACTTAATGATTTCAACAAAATTAAGAGCTAAAGTCAGATTTGAATATTGCATACAGCTTAAAATAACTACAATATATAGGCTGCTAATTGTTGACGTCATATTACTTTCACAGATCTACATGTGAAATAGGTACACTGTAAACCCAGATGAGTTGATTGTACTTAAACAATTTAAGTAAGTTTTGTTTAAGTAATCGACAGTCAAAAAAGTAAATTTGTTTAAATATAGTCAAGttaaatgcaaaacagagcGTAATATTTTTAAGTCATATAcacttaaatggtttaagtaatCGACAGTCAAAaaatttattaatttgtttaagtAGAGTCAACTTAAATGCAAAATAGTGAAAACTTAATATTTTAagtcaaatatatttaaaaccaTATACGTATTAAAATAAATGGGATAGGAAAGTTCCAATTCAATGACCACacaacagtacatttttttccttaatttttattgaaacacacaacaaagcaacaaatatCATTGATAATGCTGCTCTTTGTGAACTATGAGATCTACAACCAGTTTTCAAAAACAACCTTTAAACCAAAAACAATAAGAACTGGTTatcaaattatcaaaatgttttgtgttttttttccaccagtaTATTCTTACTTTTTGCTGTAGACATTTTCTCTCACAATCACTTTGAAATACCCAACTAGTAGTAGGTCCTATCTGACCTGTCTTCCTCTTGAAAATTTCCATCAAGCTTGGACACAAGCCATGAAGCACACCAAAGAATTCCTCTTTAAGGTTTCTTCCAGCAACCCTGTTAAACTCCAAGTAAacctgaaaaatacaaataagcCAGATTT includes the following:
- the fyco1a gene encoding FYVE and coiled-coil domain-containing protein 1 isoform X3 codes for the protein MAAGATVGESQLQRIIRDLHEAVAELAKEYRESGEPITDDSTNLHKFSYKLEYLLQFDQKEKTTFLGTKKDYWDYFNDCLAKIKGANDGIRFVKSITELKTSLGKGRAFIRYSLVHQRLADTLQQCLMNQRVTSDWYYVRSPFLKPHLSADIISHLYELNEVQFDVASRGHDLDASWPTFARRTLGGTNSPGHMWKPPSRSSSINSLASTYSQQAHEFPSSPDCGQGLLNDLNESLPACPEDASTVEDLRLELDQSELKQRELLDKVQQLGEEAAELRGVVVELQRQLDVSLAAQEQQWDLRGELKALKGREEALLREVEALRTLENAKKAEKCLLQEKLSAAEGKNIELLAKLDVVLNEKGQQAASYFDSAQKIHELLDRLKEVEKGKMEAVAEVEEKRRQTEKLEKELRVKEAAAKDGETELRALVTSVFEEKAKLEAKVEEQCRAVDKLQGALTLREKEASNLQWQLQDLQRSLEEKEKETEEVKRKAHEHKDEMQKNVCVLKDSLEEEVAALKEQLKRKEAEQTSSCETLQKLEAKNQSLTTETDELTTKLVELEGNIKEQSTKKEDYKTQCASLMKLNEELLTKVKKSEELKKEMADKRVALEAEMVALRASEKQLRGQLDDTKMTVDEKEKRLREENRKLDESLQRAILATELSETTSKRLEKENQSLREEQDTVKAALSTMQADLKSVHSQIGELEKTLGASRKNEVSLQEQLKAKEAQLESKEKKLYELQSRLNALEAREKVMESAKADTEATCARQAEVIERLNSEKQAMENSQLEKSAVQTKEYQEVTGKLTMIEDQLEVRMKEVSRLHTEILDLRVQVQRSEEEKLKSKAQLEVTEAQREEFRTLTEQLKSQTEMLNQKHITELRDCKKKEEALIEQRDREVAARAALAISSSALQEELSSLKTENGRLALENCEIREGLHRANTEMAELGITICKLNTEKEEAQGHWEGDAARIEELEKEVDRVDKYMTELRLENNKLREELTQKETLPGTIVELQGQLETTKNQVQSVQDSRREEMEAIKFQMSSESMNHQVQMKSVNEQLDKVKAQLQEELRNMSSLQARVSELEAVNEQYSQLMAEKDAHITQSETTICESESEVQRLKDAVTSAEEAHLSVKKVCEELKQKLNTAEADTQSQYLKMTAEIDDLNRTKTILEERLIELIRDKDALWQKSDALEFEQKLRAEERWWLVDKEATHCLGCQSQFTWWLRRHHCRLCGRIFCYYCSNNFVMAKQSGKKERCCKDCYTQHNAVVERFTEAELSPSAIHPPPPGAGPQPPPEPAPYKPTPRVTVSDPGNRSDDGAFDIITEDEVNGAYDSDNTSQTTGGSLEGEHHRRLPGALYVGTGDVTPDDHEEHVPTVQDSEINLLKSGEITMDVPLSIDDISQFGDGTRELFIKSSSYSVITITVGDSGPTITWMFSSELKSISFSVVYRECTETPVEQSKVLIPLTRCNSHKETIQGQLKVRHPGLYILIFDNSFSRFISKKVFYHLTMEKPVIYDGSDFP
- the fyco1a gene encoding FYVE and coiled-coil domain-containing protein 1 isoform X2, translated to MQQDRESALRVRLSNVSFQFLRWIREAVAELAKEYRESGEPITDDSTNLHKFSYKLEYLLQFDQKEKTTFLGTKKDYWDYFNDCLAKIKGANDGIRFVKSITELKTSLGKGRAFIRYSLVHQRLADTLQQCLMNQRVTSDWYYVRSPFLKPHLSADIISHLYELNEVQFDVASRGHDLDASWPTFARRTLGGTNSPGHMWKPPSRSSSINSLASTYSQQAHEFPSSPDCGQGLLNDLNESLPACPEDASTVEDLRLELDQSELKQRELLDKVQQLGEEAAELRGVVVELQRQLDVSLAAQEQQWDLRGELKALKGREEALLREVEALRTLENAKKAEKCLLQEKLSAAEGKNIELLAKLDVVLNEKGQQAASYFDSAQKIHELLDRLKEVEKGKMEAVAEVEEKRRQTEKLEKELRVKEAAAKDGETELRALVTSVFEEKAKLEAKVEEQCRAVDKLQGALTLREKEASNLQWQLQDLQRSLEEKEKETEEVKRKAHEHKDEMQKNVCVLKDSLEEEVAALKEQLKRKEAEQTSSCETLQKLEAKNQSLTTETDELTTKLVELEGNIKEQSTKKEDYKTQCASLMKLNEELLTKVKKSEELKKEMADKRVALEAEMVALRASEKQLRGQLDDTKMTVDEKEKRLREENRKLDESLQRAILATELSETTSKRLEKENQSLREEQDTVKAALSTMQADLKSVHSQIGELEKTLGASRKNEVSLQEQLKAKEAQLESKEKKLYELQSRLNALEAREKVMESAKADTEATCARQAEVIERLNSEKQAMENSQLEKSAVQTKEYQEVTGKLTMIEDQLEVRMKEVSRLHTEILDLRVQVQRSEEEKLKSKAQLEVTEAQREEFRTLTEQLKSQTEMLNQKHITELRDCKKKEEALIEQRDREVAARAALAISSSALQEELSSLKTENGRLALENCEIREGLHRANTEMAELGITICKLNTEKEEAQGHWEGDAARIEELEKEVDRVDKYMTELRLENNKLREELTQKETLPGTIVELQGQLETTKNQVQSVQDSRREEMEAIKFQMSSESMNHQVQMKSVNEQLDKVKAQLQEELRNMSSLQARVSELEAVNEQYSQLMAEKDAHITQSETTICESESEVQRLKDAVTSAEEAHLSVKKVCEELKQKLNTAEADTQSQYLKMTAEIDDLNRTKTILEERLIELIRDKDALWQKSDALEFEQKLRAEERWWLVDKEATHCLGCQSQFTWWLRRHHCRLCGRIFCYYCSNNFVMAKQSGKKERCCKDCYTQHNAVVERFTEAELSPSAIHPPPPGAGPQPPPEPAPYKPTPRVTDPGNRSDDGAFDIITEDEVNGAYDSDNTSQTTGGSLEGEHHRRLPGALYVGTGDVTPDDHEEHVPTVQDSEINLLKSGEITMDVPLSIDDISQFGDGTRELFIKSSSYSVITITVGDSGPTITWMFSSELKSISFSVVYRECTETPVEQSKVLIPLTRCNSHKETIQGQLKVRHPGLYILIFDNSFSRFISKKVFYHLTMEKPVIYDGSDFP
- the fyco1a gene encoding FYVE and coiled-coil domain-containing protein 1 isoform X1; this translates as MQQDRESALRVRLSNVSFQFLRWIREAVAELAKEYRESGEPITDDSTNLHKFSYKLEYLLQFDQKEKTTFLGTKKDYWDYFNDCLAKIKGANDGIRFVKSITELKTSLGKGRAFIRYSLVHQRLADTLQQCLMNQRVTSDWYYVRSPFLKPHLSADIISHLYELNEVQFDVASRGHDLDASWPTFARRTLGGTNSPGHMWKPPSRSSSINSLASTYSQQAHEFPSSPDCGQGLLNDLNESLPACPEDASTVEDLRLELDQSELKQRELLDKVQQLGEEAAELRGVVVELQRQLDVSLAAQEQQWDLRGELKALKGREEALLREVEALRTLENAKKAEKCLLQEKLSAAEGKNIELLAKLDVVLNEKGQQAASYFDSAQKIHELLDRLKEVEKGKMEAVAEVEEKRRQTEKLEKELRVKEAAAKDGETELRALVTSVFEEKAKLEAKVEEQCRAVDKLQGALTLREKEASNLQWQLQDLQRSLEEKEKETEEVKRKAHEHKDEMQKNVCVLKDSLEEEVAALKEQLKRKEAEQTSSCETLQKLEAKNQSLTTETDELTTKLVELEGNIKEQSTKKEDYKTQCASLMKLNEELLTKVKKSEELKKEMADKRVALEAEMVALRASEKQLRGQLDDTKMTVDEKEKRLREENRKLDESLQRAILATELSETTSKRLEKENQSLREEQDTVKAALSTMQADLKSVHSQIGELEKTLGASRKNEVSLQEQLKAKEAQLESKEKKLYELQSRLNALEAREKVMESAKADTEATCARQAEVIERLNSEKQAMENSQLEKSAVQTKEYQEVTGKLTMIEDQLEVRMKEVSRLHTEILDLRVQVQRSEEEKLKSKAQLEVTEAQREEFRTLTEQLKSQTEMLNQKHITELRDCKKKEEALIEQRDREVAARAALAISSSALQEELSSLKTENGRLALENCEIREGLHRANTEMAELGITICKLNTEKEEAQGHWEGDAARIEELEKEVDRVDKYMTELRLENNKLREELTQKETLPGTIVELQGQLETTKNQVQSVQDSRREEMEAIKFQMSSESMNHQVQMKSVNEQLDKVKAQLQEELRNMSSLQARVSELEAVNEQYSQLMAEKDAHITQSETTICESESEVQRLKDAVTSAEEAHLSVKKVCEELKQKLNTAEADTQSQYLKMTAEIDDLNRTKTILEERLIELIRDKDALWQKSDALEFEQKLRAEERWWLVDKEATHCLGCQSQFTWWLRRHHCRLCGRIFCYYCSNNFVMAKQSGKKERCCKDCYTQHNAVVERFTEAELSPSAIHPPPPGAGPQPPPEPAPYKPTPRVTVSDPGNRSDDGAFDIITEDEVNGAYDSDNTSQTTGGSLEGEHHRRLPGALYVGTGDVTPDDHEEHVPTVQDSEINLLKSGEITMDVPLSIDDISQFGDGTRELFIKSSSYSVITITVGDSGPTITWMFSSELKSISFSVVYRECTETPVEQSKVLIPLTRCNSHKETIQGQLKVRHPGLYILIFDNSFSRFISKKVFYHLTMEKPVIYDGSDFP